One Cupriavidus pauculus genomic window, TTCCGGCGGACGCGTGACGGCCACCGGCGGCTGTGCGGGCACGGCCGGCGCGGCCGGATTGGCGGACGGCGCCGCGGGATTGGCCTCGGGCGGCTGGCCCACCGGCTTGGCCGGGGTCTTGCTCCACAGCGGCTTGTTCGGGTCCGACTGGTCGGCGCCCTGGGCGGGCTGCTGCGGCTGGGTCGGCGGCGGCAGCGCGCTCGCGACGTTGCCGGGCTCGCTCGGGCGCGGTGCCGCGGTGCCGCCATTCTTCTGCTGGAACGGCGCCGGCGACTTGGTGATGTACAGGGCGACCACAACGGCGATGGCCAGGCCGACGATCAGGCCGAGCACGAGGCCCAGAAACGTACCGCCATGTTGACTGTCACGACGGCGGGTGCCCTGGGCACGCTTGGCTTTCTGTTGCATGAAGTCCTCTTCGGTGATGCTCGCGATTATAGGGCCTGTTCGCGTTCCATCCGTTGCGGCGCGGAAACGCCGATCACGGCCAGGCCGTTGCGCAGGACCTGCCGGGTGGCGGCCAGCATGGCCAGGCGCGCGCGCTTGACGGCCTCGTCGTCCACGAGCACGCGGTCGGCGTTGTAGAACGCGTGGAAGTCGCCCGCGAGGTCGCGCAGGTAGAACGCCACCGCGTGCGGTGCCAGTTCGCCCGCGGCCGCGGCCAGCATGTCCGGGAACTCGGCCAGGCGGCGGCCCAGCGCGAGCGCCTGCGGGCTGACGTCGGCCGCGGTCACGGCGGTCAGGTCGGCGCCGGCCAGCTCGGGCAGGCGGGCCGCCCAGTCCGCGCCGCCCCATGCCTCGAAGATCGAGCAGATGCGCGCATGGGCGTACTGCACGTAATACACCGGGTTCTCGTCGTTCTGCTTCAGCGCGAGGTCCACGTCGAACACGAACTCGGTATCCGCCTTGCGCGACAGCAGGAAGAAGCGCACCGCGTCGCGGCCGCGCGTGAACAGCGCGGGCCAGTCGGCCACGCCGGCTTCCAGGCAGCCGCGGATGGTGCGGTCGCCGCCGTTGCTCCATTCGATCAGGTCGCGCACGGTCACGTACGAGCCGGCGCGCTTGGAGATCTTCACCTCCTCGCCGTTCTTCATCACGGTGACCATCTTGTGCAGCACGTAGTCGGGATAGCCCTGCGGAATCCCCATGTCCAGCCCCTGCAGGCCGGCGCGCACGCGGGCGATGGTGCCGTGGTGGTCGCTGCCCTGCACGTTGATGACCTTGTGGAAGCCGCGCTCCCACTTGGTCGTGTGATACGCGACGTCGGGCACGAAGTACGTGTACGTGCCGTCCGTCTTCTTCATCACGCGATCCTTGTCATCGCCGTCGTCGGTGGTGCGCAGCCACAGCGCGCCCTCGCTCTCGTAGGTCTTGCCCTTCGCGACGAGCGACTGCACCGCGTCCTCGACGCGGCCATCGCTATAGAGCGACGACTCGAGGTAATAGCGGTCGAACTTGACGCCGAAAGCCTGCAGGTCGATGTCCTGTTCGTTGCGCAGGTACGTGACCGCGAACTTGCGGATCGACTCGATATCCTCGACGTCGCCCGATGCCGTCACCGGCTCGCCGTCGGACGCGCTGACGGTCTTGCCCGCCAGGAAGTCCGCCGCGATATCGGCGATGTAGTCGCCGTTGTACGCGGACTCGGGCCAGTTGGCGTCGCCGGGCTTGAGGCCGCGCGCGCGCGCCTGCACCGAGGTCGCCAGCGTGTGGATCTGCACGCCCGCGTCGTTGTAGTAGAACTCGCGGTGCACGGCCCAGCCCTGCCAGCCCAGCAGGTTGGCCAGCGCGTCGCCGAGCGCGGCCTGGCGGCCATGGCCCACGTGCAGCGGGCCGGTCGGGTTGGCGGAGACGAATTCGACCAGCACCTGGCCGTGGGCACCCTCGGCCTTGGCGCCGAAACGGTCGCCCTCGGCCAGCACGGCGCGCAGCACCTCGGCGCGCGCCGCGGCGTTCAGCCGCAGGTTGATAAAGCCGGGGCCGGCGATCTCGAGCTTCTCCACGAGCGCCTGGGCGCGCGGGTCGGCCTCCACGGCGGCGACGATGCGCTGGGCCAGTTCGCGGGGGTTGCTCTTGAGCGCCCGCGCGACCTGCATGGCCACGTTGCAGGCCAGGTCGCCGTGGGCGGCGACCTTCGGCCGTTCGAACGTGACGGCGGGCAGGGCCGCATCGGCCGGGGCGAGCGACCGCACGGCATCCGTGAACGCGGCGGCAAGAATGGAGGTCTGAACAGGCAGCATGGTGGTCGGGCCCTGGGTCCCGCGGCAGCATCGTCAAGTGAACGGCGCGCCGCGCGACATGTATGAATTCGGATAAACGCCGAATTTTATCAGGTGCTATGCTGACATCATGCGGTTGCTTATGCGTGCATCCTCAAGGACACCATGGGACTCCATGGTTTCCGTGACTCGAAGAAAGGACACATCATGCTGATCACCTTCAAATCCCACGCGGCGCAGGACCTGATCATGATGAAGGACCTCGCCATCACGCTGCTTGGCATCATCGGCAAGCACCTGGGTGAGCGTGGGGTGATCACGACCGAAGAATTGCCGCGCGCCATCCAGAAGCTGGAAGCCGCGGTATCGGACGCGAAGAAGACCCACCCCGCGAACTCGTCCGTTGCCGAGGACGACGAACACGAAGAAGAGCCGCTGCACCTCGGTCAGCGCGCCTATCCGTTCCTCGACATGCTGCGCCTCTCGCAGAAGGAAGGGGCCGACGTGCTCTGGGGCGTGTAAACCCGGCCCGGCATCTCCTCCCACCGCGGCCCGCCGGGCCGCCGCCCCTCGCTCCCGGCCGCGCGCGGCGGCC contains:
- the argS gene encoding arginine--tRNA ligase, whose product is MLPVQTSILAAAFTDAVRSLAPADAALPAVTFERPKVAAHGDLACNVAMQVARALKSNPRELAQRIVAAVEADPRAQALVEKLEIAGPGFINLRLNAAARAEVLRAVLAEGDRFGAKAEGAHGQVLVEFVSANPTGPLHVGHGRQAALGDALANLLGWQGWAVHREFYYNDAGVQIHTLATSVQARARGLKPGDANWPESAYNGDYIADIAADFLAGKTVSASDGEPVTASGDVEDIESIRKFAVTYLRNEQDIDLQAFGVKFDRYYLESSLYSDGRVEDAVQSLVAKGKTYESEGALWLRTTDDGDDKDRVMKKTDGTYTYFVPDVAYHTTKWERGFHKVINVQGSDHHGTIARVRAGLQGLDMGIPQGYPDYVLHKMVTVMKNGEEVKISKRAGSYVTVRDLIEWSNGGDRTIRGCLEAGVADWPALFTRGRDAVRFFLLSRKADTEFVFDVDLALKQNDENPVYYVQYAHARICSIFEAWGGADWAARLPELAGADLTAVTAADVSPQALALGRRLAEFPDMLAAAAGELAPHAVAFYLRDLAGDFHAFYNADRVLVDDEAVKRARLAMLAATRQVLRNGLAVIGVSAPQRMEREQAL
- a CDS encoding SPOR domain-containing protein, which encodes MQQKAKRAQGTRRRDSQHGGTFLGLVLGLIVGLAIAVVVALYITKSPAPFQQKNGGTAAPRPSEPGNVASALPPPTQPQQPAQGADQSDPNKPLWSKTPAKPVGQPPEANPAAPSANPAAPAVPAQPPVAVTRPPEAGTSGAASRPVTPPQAARPAEKPVADPIAEIAQADANKVGYLLQVGAFRSQDDADRQKANLAMQGFEAKVTDRDVNGVKMYRVRLGPFNRIEDMNRARDRLQSAGFEASVIRFTKQ
- a CDS encoding DUF1840 domain-containing protein, which codes for MLITFKSHAAQDLIMMKDLAITLLGIIGKHLGERGVITTEELPRAIQKLEAAVSDAKKTHPANSSVAEDDEHEEEPLHLGQRAYPFLDMLRLSQKEGADVLWGV